One stretch of Streptomyces sp. A2-16 DNA includes these proteins:
- a CDS encoding LCP family protein has product MRRPRRLLRRVLVLALAAVLALLGLGAGGVWWATDHYGDQVARIPDAFPKGPRPPESPGHDGGTTFLLVGVDSRSERPTTGSDATARLWKYGAQRSDTLMLVHLSGDERSASTLSLPRDSWVAIPGHGSAKINAAFSWGGPPLLIRTVEQLTGIRVDHFGVIDWHGFRSLTDAVGGVPVTIAHDTYDPEQDRHFTAGTHVLNGEQALAYVRQRHGLPGGELDRIERQQQFLRSLVGRIGNSVGITDPLGTDRMLDAITGAVSVDDRMSNGDLRSLAFGLRHLSSENTRFATAPIIRSDMIRGQYALILDRPALRAQARAVEAGHPPGAEPTTARR; this is encoded by the coding sequence GTGCGGCGCCCCCGCCGCCTGCTGCGCCGCGTCCTGGTCCTCGCCCTCGCCGCCGTCCTCGCGCTGCTCGGCCTCGGCGCCGGCGGCGTCTGGTGGGCCACCGACCACTACGGCGACCAGGTCGCCCGCATCCCCGACGCCTTCCCCAAGGGCCCCCGCCCGCCCGAGTCCCCGGGACACGACGGCGGTACGACCTTCCTGCTCGTCGGTGTCGACAGCCGCTCCGAGCGCCCGACCACCGGCAGCGACGCCACCGCCCGGCTGTGGAAGTACGGCGCACAGCGCAGCGACACGCTCATGCTGGTGCACCTCAGCGGCGACGAACGCAGCGCCTCCACCCTGTCCCTGCCCAGGGACAGCTGGGTCGCGATCCCCGGCCACGGCTCGGCGAAGATCAACGCGGCCTTCTCCTGGGGCGGACCGCCCCTGCTCATCCGGACCGTGGAGCAGCTCACCGGCATCCGCGTCGACCACTTCGGCGTCATCGACTGGCACGGCTTCCGCTCCCTCACCGACGCCGTCGGCGGTGTCCCCGTGACCATCGCCCACGACACCTACGACCCGGAGCAGGACCGCCACTTCACCGCCGGCACGCACGTCCTGAACGGCGAGCAGGCCCTGGCGTACGTCCGCCAGCGACACGGCCTGCCCGGCGGCGAACTCGACCGCATCGAACGCCAGCAGCAGTTCCTGCGGAGCCTGGTCGGCCGGATCGGCAACAGCGTCGGCATCACCGACCCGCTCGGCACCGACCGCATGCTCGACGCCATCACGGGCGCGGTGAGCGTCGACGACCGGATGTCCAACGGGGACCTGCGCTCCCTCGCCTTCGGGCTGCGTCATCTGAGCTCCGAGAACACCCGCTTCGCCACCGCACCGATCATCCGGTCGGACATGATCCGCGGTCAGTACGCGCTGATCCTCGACCGGCCCGCGCTGCGCGCACAGGCCCGTGCCGTCGAAGCCGGTCACCCCCCGGGAGCGGAACCCACCACGGCGAGGAGGTAG
- a CDS encoding polysaccharide biosynthesis tyrosine autokinase, translated as MDLKAYRRLLHFHWVAILVLTLMGAAVGAAVAQSQPPVYAAKVQMLVTVSAQGEDSSQAYQGALLAQQRAKSYTTLLTGQSVLRQLTDQLGLNYSVEHMKSHVTASNPTDTAVIDVTVEDGSARQAKKIAEGLGPAFSRIVTSAENAGQAGDGQAPVINVRTLDPVQLLDGPVSPHKSFDIVLGLVGGLFLGLVWAVAREVTDLRIRDVQDLEKTEHVDVLGVLPRGGRKRDKEFVDGLPGPAARAQAYRWLALTIEVAGRVPGPRAYVVTSSAREDEATAVAAGLAIALAESGTRTIVVDTRRSRGGLADLVGVSSPWGLEDVLRGRASLDGALRAWRDDMPLQVLAGSGAEPGSGVAPLRQAQVAELCRRLMGRAEAVVFVAPAVLTRSDATVVARAVGDVILVAEAKATRAPDLVQSVQRLRSVGVTVLGAVLSGERGRRSRPYVPVVPTADHPDGHDVPGEGHDRSRMAEWPSGNGAGPGRAAKAEPR; from the coding sequence ATGGACCTGAAAGCCTATCGGCGCCTGCTCCACTTCCACTGGGTGGCGATCCTCGTGCTCACGCTGATGGGCGCGGCCGTCGGCGCGGCGGTTGCCCAGTCGCAGCCGCCGGTCTACGCGGCCAAGGTCCAGATGCTGGTGACGGTCTCCGCCCAGGGGGAGGACTCGAGCCAGGCGTACCAGGGCGCACTGCTGGCCCAGCAGCGCGCCAAGTCCTATACGACGCTGCTCACCGGTCAGTCCGTGCTCAGACAGCTCACCGATCAACTGGGGCTGAACTACTCGGTCGAGCACATGAAAAGCCATGTCACCGCGAGCAATCCGACCGACACGGCGGTCATCGACGTCACGGTGGAGGACGGTTCGGCCCGGCAGGCGAAGAAGATCGCGGAAGGTCTGGGACCGGCCTTCTCGAGGATCGTCACGTCCGCCGAGAACGCCGGGCAGGCGGGTGACGGGCAGGCGCCCGTGATCAATGTCAGGACCCTGGATCCCGTGCAGCTCCTCGACGGCCCGGTGTCTCCGCACAAGAGCTTCGACATCGTCCTCGGACTCGTCGGAGGGCTGTTCCTCGGACTCGTCTGGGCGGTCGCCCGCGAGGTCACGGACCTGCGGATCCGGGACGTCCAGGATCTGGAGAAGACCGAGCATGTCGACGTCCTCGGTGTTCTGCCCCGGGGCGGGCGGAAGCGGGACAAGGAGTTCGTGGACGGACTGCCCGGGCCGGCCGCGCGGGCCCAGGCCTACCGGTGGCTGGCCCTGACGATCGAGGTCGCCGGCCGCGTTCCCGGGCCCCGGGCTTACGTGGTGACCTCGTCCGCCCGCGAGGACGAGGCGACCGCCGTCGCGGCCGGTCTGGCGATCGCGCTGGCCGAGAGCGGTACACGGACGATCGTGGTCGACACCCGGCGTTCCCGGGGAGGACTGGCCGACCTCGTCGGCGTGTCGTCGCCGTGGGGGCTGGAGGACGTGCTGCGCGGCAGGGCATCCCTCGACGGGGCGCTTCGGGCATGGCGTGACGACATGCCCCTCCAGGTCCTCGCCGGAAGCGGCGCGGAACCAGGGTCCGGCGTCGCACCCCTGCGGCAGGCCCAGGTCGCCGAACTGTGCAGACGGCTCATGGGACGGGCCGAGGCCGTGGTCTTCGTCGCGCCTGCCGTGCTGACCCGGAGCGATGCGACGGTAGTGGCCCGCGCCGTGGGGGACGTGATCCTGGTGGCCGAAGCCAAGGCCACCAGGGCGCCGGACCTCGTGCAGTCCGTTCAGCGCCTCCGGTCGGTCGGCGTCACGGTCCTGGGAGCGGTGCTCAGCGGCGAGCGAGGACGGCGCAGCAGGCCGTACGTGCCGGTTGTCCCGACTGCCGACCACCCGGACGGCCACGACGTCCCGGGGGAGGGCCACGACCGATCCCGCATGGCGGAGTGGCCCTCGGGAAACGGCGCCGGACCCGGGCGGGCGGCGAAGGCGGAACCACGGTGA
- a CDS encoding O-antigen ligase family protein has protein sequence MTTARAPARQEPGTGPGARPRILLTLVLIAAAMPVRLASSVPGIDSVSVLDILLGAVAITLVVDLAFRPLDVGYPELFALLCVPVAVCGMSMLWTQDRGATFRATVVYAEGIVAYLFVVRELNGASPDRVMTYIRRYSCLLVVPAVLLLLRTPGFGPEETGLPHDSDRYLSYYTRLSHPALGPSNNLATVLAFFVPLLLYWGHVRHDRRFTLAGCVTLAAVVCTLSRGVVLGLLTAAVLAGLGSLLRRRRVGTRAFGKIAAAVAVAVMAVALLYRLVPDTDTVLAGRLSPANALIRSQFAVEAVGKIAERPLLGYGGGAAPDGMWELARVHNTYLQQMVSFGVLLGAFVSLALAGTAVFFFSRWRTSAPARVVGFTLVAQLVVFAVESSFEGTVLRVLFYLSVGLAAMVVRASEEHPVALPSRGRN, from the coding sequence ATGACCACGGCACGAGCGCCCGCCCGGCAGGAACCCGGGACAGGGCCCGGCGCGCGCCCCCGCATCCTGCTGACGCTGGTCCTGATCGCGGCCGCGATGCCGGTGCGCCTGGCCAGTTCCGTACCGGGGATCGACTCGGTCTCCGTGCTGGACATACTGCTGGGCGCCGTCGCGATCACGCTGGTCGTCGACCTGGCCTTCAGGCCGCTGGACGTCGGCTACCCGGAGCTCTTCGCCCTGCTGTGCGTCCCGGTGGCCGTCTGCGGCATGTCGATGCTGTGGACGCAGGACCGGGGCGCGACGTTCCGTGCCACGGTCGTCTACGCGGAAGGCATCGTCGCCTATCTCTTCGTCGTACGAGAGCTGAACGGGGCCTCGCCCGACCGGGTCATGACGTACATCAGGCGCTACAGCTGTCTGCTAGTCGTCCCCGCGGTACTCCTGCTCCTGAGGACACCTGGCTTCGGACCCGAGGAGACCGGGCTGCCCCACGACTCCGACCGGTATCTGTCGTACTACACCAGGCTCTCCCACCCCGCCCTCGGGCCCTCGAACAACCTCGCCACCGTGCTGGCCTTCTTCGTCCCCCTCCTCCTGTACTGGGGTCATGTGCGGCACGACCGACGATTCACCCTGGCCGGATGCGTCACTCTCGCCGCGGTCGTCTGCACGCTCTCACGCGGGGTCGTTCTCGGGCTGCTGACGGCAGCGGTGCTCGCGGGCCTGGGGAGCCTCCTCAGAAGGCGACGCGTGGGAACCCGGGCGTTCGGAAAGATCGCCGCCGCCGTCGCGGTGGCCGTCATGGCCGTGGCGCTGCTGTACCGGCTGGTCCCGGACACCGACACGGTGTTGGCGGGCCGGCTCAGCCCGGCCAACGCCCTCATCCGTTCCCAGTTCGCCGTCGAGGCGGTCGGGAAGATCGCCGAGCGGCCGCTGCTCGGTTACGGTGGGGGAGCGGCACCCGACGGGATGTGGGAGCTGGCGCGGGTCCACAACACCTATCTCCAGCAGATGGTGTCGTTCGGTGTCCTGCTGGGCGCCTTCGTCTCGCTCGCCCTGGCCGGGACGGCCGTCTTCTTCTTCTCCCGGTGGCGCACCAGCGCGCCGGCCCGGGTCGTCGGCTTCACGCTCGTCGCCCAACTCGTCGTCTTCGCGGTCGAGTCGAGCTTCGAGGGCACGGTCCTGCGCGTGCTGTTCTACCTCTCCGTCGGCCTCGCCGCGATGGTCGTCCGCGCGTCCGAGGAGCACCCAGTCGCACTGCCCTCCCGCGGAAGGAACTGA
- a CDS encoding TylF/MycF/NovP-related O-methyltransferase, with amino-acid sequence MPWRTRANAGLRRVTGFELRRVSRSAAPDCPADYDEEAKAVIRAVRPYSMTPPERVNALILATRYVVRHRVPGAVLECGVWRGGSMHAVARTLLALGATDRDLYLFDTFEGMPPPTEHDRRHDGEPADRLLADSDPDSLIRAVASLEDVKSAFARIPYPKERIHYVQGLVEETVPECAPERIAILRLDTDWYTSTRHELEHLYPRLASGGVLLIDDYGTWQGSRKAVDEFLRRSGERLLLLRMDEGRIAVKP; translated from the coding sequence ATGCCATGGAGAACGAGGGCCAACGCCGGACTGCGGCGCGTCACCGGGTTCGAGCTCCGGCGGGTGTCCCGGTCGGCCGCGCCCGACTGTCCCGCCGACTACGACGAGGAGGCGAAAGCGGTGATCAGGGCGGTCCGGCCGTACTCCATGACACCTCCCGAGCGGGTCAACGCGCTGATCCTGGCGACGCGTTACGTCGTGCGCCACCGTGTCCCGGGCGCGGTGCTGGAGTGCGGGGTCTGGAGGGGCGGCAGCATGCACGCCGTGGCGCGCACCCTTCTCGCGCTCGGCGCCACCGACCGCGACCTGTATCTGTTCGACACGTTCGAGGGCATGCCGCCGCCGACCGAGCACGACCGCAGACACGACGGAGAACCGGCCGACCGTCTGCTCGCGGACTCGGACCCGGACAGTCTGATCCGGGCCGTGGCGAGCCTTGAGGACGTCAAGTCGGCGTTCGCGCGCATCCCCTACCCGAAGGAGCGGATCCACTACGTGCAGGGCCTCGTCGAGGAGACCGTGCCCGAGTGCGCCCCCGAGCGGATCGCGATCCTGCGCCTGGACACGGACTGGTACACCTCCACCCGGCACGAACTGGAGCACTTGTACCCGCGTCTGGCCTCCGGCGGCGTTCTGCTCATCGACGACTACGGCACCTGGCAGGGGTCCCGCAAGGCGGTGGACGAGTTCCTGCGGCGGAGCGGCGAACGCCTGCTGTTGCTGCGGATGGACGAGGGGCGGATCGCGGTCAAGCCATGA
- a CDS encoding oligosaccharide flippase family protein, translating to MGAGRPHGDDEALSGSELTRRAKAGVFIVSTRGLVILLLGFAGNVVVARLLSPHDFGVVAIGMSFVLFAGLVSDGGLGAGLIRRAEPPSSEELGALSALQLGATLAMTALAAALAVPLGRIAAVTAVMVASMPFVALQFPGRILLERSLRYRRLVAVEMSQVLCYQAWAITTVAAGFGVWGLATATVIRALTGAVVMAFVCPAGLVRPLPAFRLIRPLVGFGLRFQAVNATWLLRDQILNVCVAALGGVAQLGLWALAKRLMEVPYLILQSLWRVSFPTMSRLALDEPRATRLVQQAVEVTSVGMGLVLTALAGSAPGLVPGLFGSQWRDATAVVPGACLGLAVSGAVSVATQGYLYALGDAQAVLRATLLQAVTWFTVTLPLIAPLGVASVGLGWCAAAIVEALVLGRATVRRIPVRLLRPLLAPILVGAGSAALGWQVSARGGGTLWSGLAGGGCSAVLFTAGMTVADRRLVRQTYGFVASSVRAALSPTRREKAG from the coding sequence ATGGGTGCCGGGCGGCCACACGGTGACGACGAGGCCCTCTCGGGCAGCGAGTTGACACGGCGCGCCAAGGCGGGCGTTTTCATCGTCAGCACCCGCGGACTGGTGATCCTTCTGCTGGGGTTCGCCGGGAACGTGGTCGTGGCCCGGCTGCTCAGCCCTCACGACTTCGGCGTCGTCGCCATCGGCATGTCCTTCGTACTGTTCGCCGGGCTCGTCTCCGACGGCGGCCTGGGTGCCGGGCTCATCCGGCGGGCGGAACCCCCGAGCTCCGAGGAACTCGGCGCCCTGAGCGCGCTGCAACTGGGCGCGACCCTGGCGATGACGGCCCTCGCGGCGGCACTGGCGGTCCCCCTCGGCCGGATCGCCGCGGTGACCGCCGTCATGGTCGCCTCCATGCCGTTCGTCGCCCTTCAGTTCCCGGGCCGCATCCTCCTGGAGAGGTCCCTTCGCTACCGGCGCCTGGTGGCGGTGGAGATGTCCCAGGTGCTCTGCTACCAGGCGTGGGCCATCACCACGGTGGCAGCCGGATTCGGCGTGTGGGGGCTCGCCACCGCGACCGTGATCCGTGCCCTGACCGGGGCGGTGGTCATGGCGTTCGTGTGCCCCGCCGGCCTGGTGCGCCCCCTGCCGGCCTTCCGGCTCATCAGACCCCTCGTCGGGTTCGGCCTGCGGTTCCAGGCGGTCAACGCCACCTGGCTGCTGCGCGACCAGATCCTCAACGTGTGCGTCGCGGCCCTCGGCGGGGTCGCACAGCTCGGTCTGTGGGCCCTCGCCAAGCGGCTGATGGAGGTGCCGTACCTGATCCTCCAGTCCCTGTGGCGGGTCTCGTTCCCCACCATGTCGCGGCTGGCCCTCGACGAGCCGCGCGCCACGCGCCTGGTCCAACAGGCCGTCGAGGTCACCTCGGTCGGCATGGGCTTGGTCCTGACCGCGCTCGCGGGTTCCGCGCCGGGGCTGGTGCCCGGCCTCTTCGGGTCCCAGTGGCGGGACGCCACCGCGGTCGTGCCCGGAGCCTGTCTGGGCCTTGCCGTGAGCGGGGCCGTGTCGGTGGCCACCCAGGGGTACCTGTACGCGCTCGGCGACGCGCAGGCCGTGTTGCGGGCGACCCTCCTGCAGGCGGTGACCTGGTTCACCGTCACCCTGCCGCTGATCGCACCGCTCGGGGTGGCGTCCGTGGGCCTGGGCTGGTGTGCGGCCGCGATCGTGGAGGCGCTGGTGCTCGGCCGGGCGACCGTGCGCAGGATCCCGGTCAGGCTGCTCCGGCCCCTGCTCGCCCCGATCCTCGTCGGGGCGGGCTCGGCGGCGCTGGGGTGGCAGGTGTCCGCCCGGGGCGGCGGCACCCTGTGGTCGGGCCTCGCCGGCGGCGGCTGTTCCGCGGTGCTCTTCACCGCCGGCATGACCGTGGCGGACCGGCGGCTGGTGCGGCAGACCTACGGTTTCGTCGCGAGCTCGGTCCGGGCCGCGCTCTCCCCCACCCGGCGGGAGAAGGCTGGGTGA
- a CDS encoding right-handed parallel beta-helix repeat-containing protein — translation MHSGPEFSRRLLVGIFSRPSALSRRSMLGLMALPLLAAKPPRPAKGAVDTDVILVADHATPQLAANAAAGKRLRFPAGRTYIVNDLVIPAGCYVEGNGSILRTADASTTDSSDDGLLVVGGDGVTIDGLKFDGNSRNQGGVWNQHRHQVRVHGNYSNILIKGCDFSNIIGDGVYVNVGSGGNTGHSIEIRDCTFTAANDNRNGVSVTSGTNVHVHHNTFTNMARPDMPGAIDIERNSVTDVIADILVEYNTITRAALSGTGSRYGILAAMFNCVGTNIVFRNNDISGAGLSAACLIIGDSSGTFNASTVTVTANDFHDAGGAGVELNYGIRPDITDNRFTNLSPAILNYLSVLGDTSGNTFTNVARQIA, via the coding sequence GTGCATTCCGGCCCCGAATTTTCCAGGAGGTTGCTCGTGGGCATCTTTTCCAGGCCCAGCGCGTTGTCCCGCAGATCAATGCTGGGATTGATGGCCCTACCGCTTCTTGCCGCAAAGCCTCCCCGGCCCGCCAAGGGCGCGGTGGATACCGACGTGATCCTTGTCGCCGACCATGCGACACCACAGCTCGCTGCGAACGCCGCGGCCGGCAAACGGCTGCGCTTTCCGGCCGGGCGGACGTACATCGTCAATGATCTCGTGATTCCGGCCGGTTGTTATGTCGAGGGCAACGGTTCGATCCTCAGGACCGCGGACGCGTCGACGACGGACAGCAGCGACGACGGCCTACTGGTCGTGGGCGGAGACGGTGTCACGATCGACGGCCTGAAGTTCGACGGCAACAGCCGGAACCAGGGCGGCGTGTGGAACCAGCACCGCCATCAGGTCAGAGTGCACGGCAATTACAGCAACATCCTGATCAAGGGCTGCGACTTCTCCAACATCATTGGTGACGGCGTGTACGTCAATGTCGGCTCCGGCGGGAACACCGGACACTCCATCGAGATCCGCGACTGCACGTTCACCGCCGCCAACGACAACCGCAACGGTGTCAGCGTCACCTCGGGCACGAATGTCCATGTGCACCACAACACGTTCACCAACATGGCCCGCCCCGATATGCCGGGCGCGATCGACATCGAGCGGAACTCCGTCACCGACGTCATCGCCGACATTCTGGTCGAGTACAACACGATCACCCGGGCGGCACTTTCCGGTACCGGCTCCCGGTACGGAATTCTGGCGGCCATGTTCAACTGCGTCGGCACCAACATCGTCTTCAGGAACAACGACATCAGCGGTGCCGGACTCAGTGCCGCCTGTCTGATCATCGGCGACAGCAGCGGGACGTTCAACGCCAGCACGGTCACGGTCACGGCGAACGACTTCCATGACGCCGGTGGCGCCGGAGTCGAGCTGAACTACGGCATCCGGCCCGACATCACCGACAACCGGTTCACCAATCTGTCTCCGGCCATCCTGAACTACCTCTCCGTCCTCGGGGACACCTCGGGCAACACGTTCACCAACGTCGCCCGGCAGATCGCGTAG
- a CDS encoding glycosyltransferase — translation MDHGPDCVAVTPYGRGAGSSRVRVFQWLDRIGTHFAVGSYLSLPDSAPSRLARRPMALARAELRLAALARARHRRVLLHREASPLSRGWWERRLLASAEFAVYDFDDALQWDRGEGGLVRRLAPKAGKAQVAVRQADRVIAGNAVLADWASGHQRDVVVIPSCVALEDYTPKTSYALHDPPRLGWIGSAHNEPCLLLIAEALEEVHRRTGARLTLVGTTSASLGALESFTDRIAWSPDSQRIAPAGMDIGLMPLPTSAYSLGKCGYKLLQYAAAGLPAIASPLGVNVGLLTELGMPGARTQDEWADAILGLLESPAAERERVGRAARDVAARHYSYDAWLPAWAAALELGPVP, via the coding sequence GTGGATCACGGCCCGGACTGCGTCGCGGTCACGCCCTACGGCCGGGGCGCCGGAAGCTCGCGGGTCCGCGTCTTCCAGTGGCTCGACCGCATCGGCACGCACTTCGCCGTCGGCAGCTATCTCTCGCTGCCGGACTCCGCCCCCTCCCGACTCGCGCGCCGCCCGATGGCCCTGGCCCGGGCGGAACTGCGGCTCGCGGCCCTCGCGCGGGCCCGGCACCGGCGCGTCCTGCTGCACCGGGAGGCCTCCCCGCTCAGCCGGGGCTGGTGGGAGCGGCGGCTCCTGGCGAGCGCGGAGTTCGCCGTGTACGACTTCGACGACGCCCTCCAGTGGGATCGGGGGGAGGGCGGTCTCGTCCGCAGGCTCGCGCCGAAGGCCGGGAAGGCCCAGGTGGCCGTGCGGCAGGCGGACCGGGTCATCGCGGGCAACGCCGTACTGGCCGACTGGGCCTCCGGACACCAGCGGGACGTCGTGGTGATCCCCAGTTGTGTCGCGCTGGAGGACTACACGCCCAAGACCTCGTACGCACTGCACGACCCGCCGCGGCTGGGCTGGATCGGATCCGCTCACAACGAGCCCTGTCTCCTGCTGATCGCCGAAGCGCTCGAGGAGGTGCACCGCAGGACCGGTGCGCGCCTCACGCTCGTCGGGACGACCTCCGCGTCTCTCGGCGCGCTGGAGTCGTTCACCGACCGGATCGCGTGGAGCCCGGACAGCCAGCGCATCGCGCCGGCCGGCATGGACATCGGTCTGATGCCCCTGCCCACGAGCGCCTACAGCCTCGGCAAGTGCGGGTACAAGCTCCTCCAGTACGCCGCCGCGGGCCTTCCCGCGATCGCCAGCCCGCTCGGTGTCAACGTCGGTCTGCTGACGGAGCTGGGCATGCCGGGGGCGCGGACCCAGGACGAATGGGCCGACGCGATCCTCGGTCTGCTGGAGAGCCCGGCAGCGGAGCGGGAAAGGGTCGGCCGCGCCGCCCGTGACGTCGCCGCCCGGCACTACTCGTACGACGCGTGGCTGCCGGCGTGGGCGGCGGCCCTGGAGCTGGGGCCGGTGCCCTGA
- a CDS encoding glycosyltransferase family 2 protein yields MAPAQRSLPAVDVVIVNWNAGHHLADCVRSVVRADRSELGVARIVVVDNASTDGSAARLTAADIPLDVVRNDRNRGFAFACNQGAARGDSDLVLFLNPDTELYPDSLTVVGRVLRTPPADRVGIFGGLMVDDEGNPQISCSRFPSLRVYLGKMTGLDRLAPALFPPHHLRPRELVASGPVDQVIGAFFLVRRQVFTELHGFDERYFLYLEDVDFAWRARRAGWLSYYVEQVRVHHTGQVSSSQLGVWRHYLLLRSRTTYAFRHWAPPRAWALVALTLSVEPAARLAAAVVRGRWADLGATLAVYRSFLRWFSRGSREENAFTM; encoded by the coding sequence ATGGCGCCGGCCCAGCGGTCCCTCCCGGCCGTCGACGTCGTGATCGTGAACTGGAACGCCGGTCACCACCTCGCGGACTGCGTGCGCTCCGTCGTCCGGGCCGACCGGTCGGAACTGGGCGTGGCCCGGATCGTCGTCGTGGACAACGCCTCCACCGACGGCTCCGCGGCACGGCTGACCGCGGCGGACATCCCGCTCGACGTGGTGCGCAACGACCGCAACCGCGGCTTCGCCTTCGCCTGCAACCAGGGCGCCGCCCGAGGCGACAGCGACCTGGTGCTCTTCCTCAACCCGGACACCGAGCTGTACCCGGACAGCCTGACGGTCGTCGGCCGTGTGCTGCGCACACCGCCTGCGGACCGCGTCGGGATCTTCGGAGGGCTCATGGTGGACGACGAAGGGAACCCGCAGATCTCGTGCTCGAGATTCCCGTCCCTGCGCGTCTACCTCGGCAAGATGACGGGACTCGACCGGCTCGCCCCCGCCCTGTTCCCGCCGCACCACCTCCGGCCCCGGGAACTGGTCGCCTCGGGTCCGGTCGATCAGGTCATCGGGGCGTTCTTCCTGGTGCGCCGGCAGGTGTTCACCGAACTGCACGGCTTCGACGAACGCTATTTCCTCTATCTGGAGGACGTCGACTTCGCCTGGCGTGCGCGCCGCGCCGGCTGGCTCTCCTACTACGTGGAGCAGGTCCGGGTCCATCACACGGGACAGGTCAGCTCCTCCCAACTGGGTGTGTGGCGGCACTACTTGCTGTTGCGCAGCCGCACCACCTACGCGTTCCGGCACTGGGCCCCGCCCCGCGCGTGGGCGCTGGTGGCGCTGACCCTGTCCGTGGAGCCGGCCGCGCGCCTGGCCGCGGCGGTCGTGCGCGGGCGATGGGCGGACCTCGGGGCCACCCTGGCGGTCTACCGGAGCTTCCTGCGCTGGTTCTCCCGGGGCTCGCGCGAGGAAAATGCGTTTACGATGTAA
- a CDS encoding sugar transferase — protein sequence METIEGVPRRASHRGPEARVTAARRILDVAVALGLLLLLSPLLALLALVVRATSGPPVLFRQRRTGAGGDEFTLYKFRSMRHDSAGPQVAGSDDRRVTGTGRLLRELGLDELPQLWNVLRGDMTLVGPRPEVPDLARRYPPEHQWVFRHRPGLTGPCQLRSRAYAAQLEGRPDPEAYYLEVLVPRRTALDAEFLSRATAWNVLRYVARTVLYLLRAPWDRGGES from the coding sequence GTGGAAACCATCGAAGGGGTACCGCGCCGAGCGTCGCACCGCGGTCCCGAGGCACGGGTCACGGCCGCCCGCCGGATCCTCGACGTCGCCGTGGCCCTGGGCCTGCTGCTCCTGCTCTCGCCCCTGCTGGCGCTGCTGGCCCTCGTGGTGCGGGCGACGAGCGGTCCACCGGTGCTGTTCCGGCAGCGGCGGACCGGGGCGGGCGGCGACGAGTTCACGCTGTACAAGTTCCGCAGCATGCGCCACGACAGCGCGGGCCCCCAGGTCGCCGGGAGCGACGACCGGAGGGTGACGGGTACAGGTCGGCTGCTGCGCGAACTCGGGCTGGACGAACTTCCCCAGCTGTGGAACGTCCTGCGCGGCGACATGACCCTGGTCGGCCCCCGCCCCGAGGTCCCGGACCTGGCGCGCCGCTACCCGCCCGAACACCAGTGGGTGTTCCGTCACCGCCCCGGTCTCACCGGCCCTTGCCAGCTCCGCTCACGCGCCTACGCCGCCCAGCTGGAAGGCCGCCCGGATCCCGAGGCGTACTACCTGGAGGTCCTGGTGCCCCGGCGCACCGCCCTGGACGCGGAGTTCCTGAGCCGGGCCACGGCGTGGAACGTCCTGCGGTACGTGGCGCGGACGGTCCTGTACCTGCTGCGCGCCCCGTGGGACCGGGGCGGGGAGTCCTGA